TTGTGAACGCGATTTCGCGGAAAGTGAAGTGGGCCCTGCCGCTCAGGCGAGCGTGTGTTTCTTCGCAAAGCGCAAGGCGAATACAGCGAGGACCGAGCCTATGGTCGCCGCAGCCAGTGCCCCCAGACCGACAATGCCCGCAAAGACATTGCTGGTGCCGAAAACGGCGTGCGACAGGATCGGAAAGACCAGCGCACCCGCCGCGGCCGCCCCTGCGTACAGGCCGATGCCTTCGGTGCGGTCGACCGCAAACCCGATGGACATCGCCCACCCGATCGCGGCACCCAGCAATATGAGGACGGCTATGCCCATGACACCTTTCTTGCGTTACGTGATTCCATAACGTCGAATGGTGGCAATGGGTTCCACGCAGCGGTGTTCCCGTTGCTAACGAAGCGCCAGCCAGGCGACGGCGGCGGCGCCGATCACGATCCGGTACCACGCAAACGGCGCGAAACCGTGCTTGGAGACATAGGCGACGAAGGCCCGGATCACGACCAGCGCGACCACGAAACTGACCGCGAAACCGATGGCGATTTCGTACCAGCCGACGGTCATCGTGCCGGCAGTCAGTTCGTCCCCCTTCTGGATCAGTTCCAGGGTGGTTGCCCCGATCATCGTCGGCACCGCGAGGAAGAAGGAAAACTCCGCCGCAGTCTTTCGATTGATGCCCATGGCAAGCGCGCCCATGATCGTCGCGCCGCTACGGCTGACGCCCGGCACCATCGCCAGGCACTGGGCAAGGCCCACGCCGATCACCTGCTTCATGGGGAGGTCGGCCACCTTGGTGTCGCCGCGCGGGTTGGCGACCTTCTCGATGCCCAGGATGGCGATGCCGCCGATGATCAGCGCCCACGCCACGATCGACGGGCTGCCGAGCATGATGTCGATATAATCCTTCAGCGCCAGGCCGAGTATGGCCGACGGCACGAAGGCGAGGATGATGTTTCGGGCGAAGCGCAGCCCTTCGCTTTCCAGCTTCAGCACCCCCATCCCGGCATTCCAGAAGGTGGTCCAGTACTGGTAGACCACCGCCAGGATCGCGCCCAGCTGGATGACCACGTTGAACATGGCCCACTGCGCGGCATCGTAGCCGAACAGTTCAGAGGCCAGGATCAGGTGCCCGGTCGAGGAAACGGGCACGAATTCGGTCAGGCCCTCGACGATGCCGAGGAGGATTGCGGTCAGCGTGGTGTTCATGGGCGCACCCCCTCAAAGCGAAGCGGGCCCGAGTCAAGCGACCCGGGCCCGCAAACGGCGATTAATCGGAAAAGCGAAGGCTTACCAGATCTTCACGCGCTCTTCCGGCGGCAGGTACAGTTCATCATCCGGGGTGACACCGAAGGCATCGTACCAGGCGTCGATGTTCCGGACCACGCCATTCACGCGGTACTCTTCCGGGCTGTGCGGATCGACCTGCAGGCGCTGCCGACCGATTTCCTCGCGCTGCATGGCACGCCACACCTGCGCCCAGGCGAGGAAGAAGCGCTGGTCGCCGGTCAGGCCGTCGATCACCGGTGCCTCTTCGCCGTTCAGCGACAGCTGGTAGGCGCGGTAGGCAAGGCTGAGCCCGCCGACGTCGCCGATGTTCTCGCCCAACGTGAAGCGGCCGTTCACGCAGGTCTCGCCGTCGTCATAGGGGCAATAGGCGTCATATTGGGCCGCCAGCGCATCGCCGAGCTCGGTGAAGCGGGCCTTGTCTTCCGGCTGCCACCAGTCGCGCAGCGTGCCGGTGGCATCGTATTTCGCGCCCTGATCGTCGAAACCGTGGCCGATTTCGTGGCCGATCACGCCGCCGATGGCGCCATAGTTCACGGCCGGGTCGGCGCTGGCGCCGAAGAACGGCTGCTGCAGGATGGCGGCCGGGAACACGATCTCGTTGAAGACCGGGTTGTAATAGGCGTTCACCGTCTGCGGCAGCATGAACCATTCGGTCTTGTCGACCTCGGTGCCGAGCTTGGAGAGGTTGTCCTTCATGCCCCATTCGGCCGCCGCCATGCGGTTGGCCAGCGGGTCGGACGTGATCGTCAGCCCGTCATAGGTTTCAAAGCTGTCGGGATAGCCGATCTTGGGATTGAACGAATTCAGCTTGGCGAGGGCCTGCGCCTTCG
This sequence is a window from Alteriqipengyuania flavescens. Protein-coding genes within it:
- a CDS encoding undecaprenyl-diphosphate phosphatase, with amino-acid sequence MNTTLTAILLGIVEGLTEFVPVSSTGHLILASELFGYDAAQWAMFNVVIQLGAILAVVYQYWTTFWNAGMGVLKLESEGLRFARNIILAFVPSAILGLALKDYIDIMLGSPSIVAWALIIGGIAILGIEKVANPRGDTKVADLPMKQVIGVGLAQCLAMVPGVSRSGATIMGALAMGINRKTAAEFSFFLAVPTMIGATTLELIQKGDELTAGTMTVGWYEIAIGFAVSFVVALVVIRAFVAYVSKHGFAPFAWYRIVIGAAAVAWLALR